The following is a genomic window from Bacteroidales bacterium.
CATGGTCCTCAGGGTGTTTCGAAAGAGGACCTGGTTCTGATGAAATCACAGATTCTTACAACAGACTGGGTGGCCGGAGATGCTGCAGCAGCCAAAATGCTCGGTGTAGGTGTAGAGATGATCGAGTACATACCTATTGCTCATAAAATGGGTCTTGGTAATATGAATCTTGAATCTCTCAATATTCAAAGAATTAAAATGTAACTTCTGATGACCACTCCGCTTCTAAGAAGACTGCGTATCGCTTTTTCAACTCTGATCTTCATCTGTTTCTTTCTGATATTTGTTGACTTCAGATCTCTGATACCATCAAAGTATACAAATATCCTGTTGTTTCTGCAGTTTATTCCTTCAGCAATCAGGTTTTATAGTCTCCAGTCAATGGCTGCCGGCGGATTCCTTGCTGTTCTCGCCCTTACTGTTCTTACCGGACGTACTTATTGTTCTTTCCTCTGTCCGCTGGGCATAGGCATGGATCTTAACAGCAGGATAGGCGGACGCATTAAGAAAAAATTCAGACGTTATGGTTTAAAAAAACCATTCACAATACTGCGGTACCTGTTACTGGCAGCTACTCTGATTGTAACAATGGTATGGGGCATCTATATGCTCACGCTTCTTGATCCATACAGTATCTTTGGCAGATTCATGACATACTTCGCCAAACCGGCTGTAATTGAGATCAATAATTTTCTTGCAGGAGTACTGGGCCGGTTCGATATCTATTATCTCAGCGATATTCCGTTTAAGGGATTTCCTCTTATTGTTTATGCTGTTCCTTCACTGTTCTTCCTGCTTATTGGCGGACTTTCGCTTACAAAGGGAAGACTTTTCTGCAATATGATTTGTCCAGTCGGAACACTTCTGGGCCTCCTTTCCAAAATCTCAATTCTGAGAATCAAGTTTGATGATTCAGCCTGTACCAGATGCGGAAGATGTGCTGTAAGATGTAAATCATCATGCATCGACTTTCTTAACCACAATATAGATGTTACCAGATGCGTCGGGTGCTTCAACTGTGTAACCACCTGTCAGGATAAAGCAATCTCATACGGTATTGTTTCCCTTAAGAAAAAGGAACATGTTACGGATGAGAACAAGCGTAAGTTAATTGCCACTTCTGTTCTCTTTCTTTTAGGTATTTCCCGGATTGCAAAAGGTCAGGATAAACCTGCTCCAAAACCAAAGAAAGATTCAACAGTTAAAGAGGAAAGGAAATTTCCGGTTTGTCCTCCAGGAGCAGGATCTATTGCTGATTTCAATAAAGACTGTACTGCATGTTCACTATGCATTTCCGCATGTCCGAACGGTGTTCTGGAACCGGCTTATAAACAGTATGGTATAACAGGAATGATGCAGCCTGTAATGAATTATCATAAAAGTTTCTGTACATACAACTGTACAATATGTACTGAAATCTGCCCTACATATGCTTTGCACCCTCTTGTGCTTGATGCCAAAAAGCTTACTCAGCTGGGTAAGGTGACATTTATAAAGGATAATTGCATTGTCAAGACTGAGAAGACGGCCTGTGGTGCCTGCTCTGAGGCATGCCCTACGAAAGCTGTATACATGATTCCTTATGAAGGGAACCTTCTGATTCCTGAAGTTAATGTTGATATATGCATTGGCTGCGGACACTGCGAATATGCCTGCCCGACTATCCCGTATAAAGCAATATTCGTCGATGGAAATCCGGTTCACCTTGCTGCTAAAAAGCCGGTAAATCAGGAGTCTGAGATAAAGACCCCGGTGGAATTTCCTTTCTGATACTGACTTTCGAATATTTCCCCTTCCGGGTAAAAATATCCTGAAAACATGATATTTGTCTGTTCCTTCAACAGGGCAATAAGCTAATTTTGCTTATAGGTTTATACCCCTGGTAAGAATTAAGCATTTCCCCCCTGGGGGAAACGGGAAAGGGGTTTAGACATAATAAATCTTATTACCTACCTATGAAACCATCACATATTGAGCACATTGGAATAGCTGTTGCTAACCTTGAAAATGCAATTTCTTTTTACGAGAAGGTTCTTGGGCTTACCTGTTATAACATTGAAGAGGTTCCGGAACAGAAAGTAAAAACCGCTTTTTTTATGGTTGGCCAGACAAAAATTGAACTGCTTGAATCGACTGATCCAGAAGGTCCTATCGGTAAATTTATCGAGAAGAAAGGTGAAGGGATTCATCATATCGCCTTTGCTGTAGATAATATCGAAGAACAGCTTGCTCATGCCGAAAAGATGGGGGTGAAGCTTATTGATACTGTCCCAAGAAAAGGTGCTGAGGGACTCGATATTGCTTTTCTTCATCCGAAATCTACAGCAGGTGTGCTTATGGAGCTCTGCGAAAATAGAAAAGGTAAACACTGAATATTATTAAAATGAAGAGCCGGGAAAAGGTAAAACAGCTGATTGAACTCCGCGAAAAAGCCCGCGAGGGCGGCGGCGTTAAACGCATTGAAGATCAGCACTCCAAAGGCAAAATGACTGCCAGGGAGAGGATTCTTATACTCCTCGATGAAGGAAGTTTTGAAGAGTATGACATGTTCGTAACTCACAGGACCGAGGATTTCGGTCTGGGTGACAAGAAGTACCTTTCTGATGGTGTTGTTACAGGTCATGGAACAATTGATGGGAGAGTGGTATATGTTTTCGCTCAGGACTTTACAATCTTTGGGGGCTCTCTGTCTGAAACATTCGCTCTTAAGATCTGCAAGGTGATGGATCAGGCTATGAAGGTTGGAGCCCCTGTTATCGGAATAAACGACAGCGGTGGTGCAAGGATTCAGGAGGGCGTAAGGAGTCTTGCAGGTTATGCCGAGATCTTTGAGCGCAATATTTTAGCTTCAGGAGTAATACCACAGATCTCAGCTATTTTTGGTCCCTGTGCAGGCGGAGCAGTCTACTCCCCGGCTCTCACCGACTTCATAATAATGAGTGAGAGAAGCAGTTACATGTTTGTAACCGGACCCAAGGTAACCAAAACTGTTACAGGCGAAGATATTTCTATTGAGAACCTTGGAGGTTCTCAGGTGCACGGCACTAAATCAGGTGTTGCCCATTTTATTGCCGACGATGAAGAGGAAGGACTTCTTCTTATCAGGAAGCTTTTAAGCTATCTTCCTCAGAACAATCTCGAGGAACCGCCAATTATTGAATGTGAAGATCCTATTGATCGTCTGTCAGACGAACTTAATAATATAATTCCTGAAAACTCCAATCAGCCATATGATATCAAAGATGTTGTATATCAAATAGTTGATGAAGGAGAGTTTCTTGAAATACATTCAACTTATGCCAGGAATATTGTTGTTGGCTATGCAAGAATGGGAGGAATGCCGGTTGGTATTGTGGCTAACCAGCCTAACTTTCTTGCAGGGGTACTCGATATTGACGCTTCGCGAAAAGCAGCTCGTTTCATAAGGTTTTGCGATGCATTCAATGTGCCTATAGTTACACTTGTCGATGTTCCGGGGTTTCTGCCCGGCAGCGGACAGGAATACGGAGGTATAATCATTCACGGTGCAAAACTAATGTTCGCGTATGGTGAGGCTACTGTTCCCAAAGTGACGGTTACCCTTCGAAAATCATACGGAGGGGCACATTGCGTGATGTCATCAAAGCAGTTAAGGGGTGATATAAACTACGCCTGGCCCTCGGCAGAGATTGCTGTTATGGGACCATCCGGTGCTGTAGAGATCCTTGAAGGTAAGGACATTAATGAGATCACAGATCCGGTTAAAAAAGCCCGGTATATCGCTGAGAAAGAGAAGGAGTACAGAGACAAGTTCGCTAATCCCTATGAAGCTGCCCGGTATGGCTATATTGATGACGTAATTGAACCCAGGAATACAAGATTCAGGATAATAAGGGCTTTAAGGACTATTGCCACCAAGAAAGATCCGGGACCGATGAAAAAACACTCTAATATTCCATTGTAAAAACATAGAAATATGAAGCCGACTTTCTCAAAAAGCTATTTTACTGGATTACTTTCGGGACTCTTCAGAAGCAGGGAAGTGAAAGATGAAGCACAGCTTTCCGGTTCGGAAACCAAGTCTGTATCATCTGCCGATAAAGATAAGATGGCAGCTGTTGCAATGGCGTTGTATCTGTATTTCAATGAGATGCATGATGAGGAGAGCAATGTTATTACTATCCAGAGGATCTCCAAGACCTATTCTCCCTGGAGTTCTAAAATATATAACATGCGAAATTTCAGATAATTAAATCTAACAGAAGAAATCCCGATAAGATGAAAAAATTCAGCTTTTCAGTAAATGGTGCCAATTATGATGTGGAAATCCAGTCTGTTGCCGGAAATATTGCGAATCTTCAGGTAAACGGGGAATCATTCGATGTGGAGATCCACCGCGAGATCAGACAGGCAAAAACACCTGTAATAGTGCGATCGCCGGTAAAGGAAGCATCAAGAGAGATTGAAAAGAAAACAGGAGGTGCTAAAACAGAAATCAAATCACCTTTACCGGGGATCATTGTTAAGATCTTCGTCACTCCCGGTGAAGAGGTTAAGAAAAACCAGAAGCTGTTCAGTCTCGAAGCAATGAAGATGGAGAATGAAATAAAGGCTGAAAGAGATGGAATTGTAGCATCAGTAAAAGTAACACCCGGACAATCTGTTCTTCAGGAAGAGGTTATACTTGAGATGAATTGAACCGGATTGATAAAATCTCTTTGCCGGCTGATACCAGTCATGTTTGAAAAAATCAGTAGGTTTGTATAGGAAAACCAAACAGAGGGTAAAATGAAAAAGACCATCGCTGTAACAGGTAATACCGGTCCGAAAGTCAGATCCGACTGCGAAATAACCCTTGAGCTTACAGACAAATGGGGTATCATAATTGATCTTACATCCAAAGTCAGGACTCTTTATGGTGACTCAATTGTTAAACTTACCAATGATGTTCTTGGATTCTTTGGTGTAAAAAATGCCCGGGTAAAAATCCTCGATTCAGGTGCTCTGCCCTTTGTTATAAGTGCCCGGCTCGAAGCTGCTGTGAAACAATTAACAGATAGTGATCTTGAGTATCTCCCTGCCTTTCTGCCTGAAAATGGTTACGCTACGATCCGCGACAGGTTCAGGTTTTCACGTCTTTACCTGCCGGGAAACAATCCCGGATTAATGATAAATGCCGGACTTCATTCAGCAGATGGTATTATACTTGATCTTGAGGACTCAGTAGCACCTGATAAGAAGGATGAAGCAACGATTCTTGTAAGGAATGCCCTGAGACAGATCGATTTCTGCGGAGCTGAAAGAATGGTAAGGATAAACCAGGGTGAAAGGGGTGTAAGGGATCTGCAGCAGATAATTCCTCACAATGTAAATCTCATACTTATTCCTAAATGTGAAAGTCCTGATTACATTTTAAGGGTTGAAAAGGAGATAGAAGCAATACTGCGAAAGCGTAAACTGAAAAACAAGGTATTCCTGATGCCGATCATCGAAAGTGCAATAGGGGTAGAGAACGCCTATGCAATCGCAAAAGCATCTGAAAATATTGTAGCCATGGCAATCGGACTCGAAGATTATACCGCCGATCTGGGTGTTCAGAGAACTACTGAAGGTAAAGAGTCGTTTTACGCCAGGACAAGACTTGTTGTTGCAGCCAAAGCAGCCGGTATCCAGCCAATAGATTCTGTTTTTTCTGATGTTTCAGATATGGAAGCTCTCAGAGCAACAGTTCTTGTTTCAAAATCTCTTGGCTTTGAAGGTATGGGTTGTATTCATCCCAGGCAGATCCCGGTGATCCGTCAGGGCTTTGCTCCTGATAATGCAGAAATAGACAAGTCAAAACAAATAGTACTTGCCTGGGATTCGGCAATGAAAAATGGTCTGGGAGTGGTGGCACTGGGATCAAAAATGATTGATCCTCCTGTTGTTGCAAGGGCTCAGAAAACAATCGACCTTGCAATACGTCTGGGTCTGATTGATAAGAACTGGATTCAGGAAGATGCACCAGGTGAAAACAAGTTATAAATAGCGATATGACTGTCAAAACTGTTAAGAATGCAGCCGGCAGACTGGTCCCAACGGAGATTAACGGGAAAACTGTGATCCCGTTTAAAGGAGTCGGCAGGCATAAACCGGAAGGCAGAAAGTATGCACCTCCGATACCAAGCTGTTCGGATTATCCCGAAGACGGAAACAAGGTTGTCGGTTCTCTTGAGGAAGCACTCAGGAAATGCGGATTAAAAGACGGAATGACAATCTCCACTCATCATCATCTCAGAGACGGAGATCTTGTAAGCAATAAAATCTTTGAAATCGCATCTAAAATGGGTGTCAGGGATCTTGTCTGGTTCCCGTCTGCTTCTTTTCCCTGTAATGACCCTGTTATCAGATTTCTCGATGACGGGACAATAAACAGAATTGAAGGAAGTATGAACGGCCCGCTGGGAAGATATGTATCTGAAGGCAGGATGAAAGGTACCGCTGTTCTGAGATCGCACGGAGGCAGAGTTCAGGCAATACAGGACGGTGAGGTTAAGATAGATATTGCTGTAATGGCAGCCCCGTCAGCCGATTCATTCGGCAATGCCAAAGGTACAGGCGGAACATCTGCCTGCGGGGTCCTTGGATATGCCAAAGCAGATATAATGTACGCCGACAAGGTAATAGTCGTTACCGATAACCTTGTTGATCTGCCATGTTTTCCGATGGAGATAGAAGGCAATTATGTTGATTATGTGGTGGTTGTGGATAAGATAGGTATCCCTGAAAAAATTGTATCAGGCACAACCCAGATTACGAAGAGTCCCGACAGGCTCCTCATCGCTGACCTTACAGCTTCTTTCCTTGAGAAATCAGGCATTCTTAAAGATGGTGTAAATATGCAGGCAGGTGCAGGTGGAACATCGCTTGCCATAGCTGTATTTGTACATCAGATCCTGAAGAATAAAGGGTGGAAATCGAAGCTCGGTTTTGGCGGAAGCACTAAATATATGGTCAAGATGCTCGAAGAGGGCCAGATGGGTTATATTCTTGATGCACAGGCCTTTGATCTTGATTCTGTAGCCTCAATTGAGAGAAATTCAAACCATGTTCCATATCCTGTTTTTAATGCTTATAACTATCATTCCAAGGGAAACCTTACAAGTATGATGGATATTATGATACTTGGTGCCACAGAGATTGACCTGAATTTCAACGGCAATGTGGTAACCCATTCTGATGGTTATCTTCTTCATGGAATAGGAGGCTGGCAGAATTGTCTGCATGCCCGTAACGTAATACTTCCGGTTCCGTTATTTCGCGACAGGATCCCTGTAATTGTTGATAAAGTGACAACCCTATGCGGACCGGGGGAACTGATTGATGTTATTATTACAGAAAGAGGAATTGCAATAAATCCGCTTCGTAAAGATCTTATTGACAGTGTAAAAGACAGCGGACTTCCTTTGAGGACTATTCAGGAACTGAAGGAGGAGGCTGAGAAGATCTGCGGAATACCTCAGAAACCTGAATTTGAAGATGAAATTGTTGCAGCAATAAAATGGGTTGATGGAACTGTTATAGATGTAGTCAGGAAACTTAAAATTAAATAATGACCGATATGAAAAAGTATAAGTGTGTAATTTGCGGCTATATATACGATCCGGAGCAAGGTGATCCGTCAGACGGGATTAAAGCCGGTACTCCCTTTGAAGATTTGCCAGATGATTATATCTGTCCGGTGTGCGGAGCAGGCAAAGATGAATTTCTGGATAATGTATAGATGATTGGTATTATTTTGCCGGCATCCTTGTAATTACATCAATCAGGAGATCCCAGAACATAGCGGCAGTTTTAATTTCAATCATCTCTTCGGGCGTATGTGCGCCTCTGATTGTGGGACCAAAGGATATCATATCAATCCCTTTGAATTTTTCATATATCAGTCCGCATTCAAGGCCGGCATGTATAGCTCGTACTGCAGGATATTTCCCGAATAGTCTGTGATATGATTCCTTTGTGATTTTGAGGATTTCGGAATTTATATTTGGTTTCCAGCCGGGGTAACCGTCAGAATGAATGACTTTTGCATTTGCCAGTCTCAAGCATGACTCAACCATCTCAGAGGCTGCAAATTTTGACGACTCAATTGAACTTCTCTGAGTTGTTACTATCTTGATTGTATTGTTTTCGGCAAATTTTGCTGATGCCAGATTTGTAGAGGTCTCCACAAGATCGGTCATCTCTTTTGACCAGGCTAAAGCACCGTGCGGACAACAGTTTATGAGATTAAGAAAGTTTTTCTGACTTTCCTTATCCATAACAGTTTCTGGTAATTCTACGTCCTTAAAAGTGATTTTAAGATCTTTCTCAAGATCTCCGAATTCGTCAACCAGAGTCAGATAAAATACATCGATATATTTACGTATTGTACTGCAGTCGTTTTTATCAACAACTATTGTTGCAAAAGCCTCTCTGGGAATCGCATTTCTCAGGTTTCCGCCATCGTAGTCTGCAACTGATATTTCCAGCTTATTGGAGATATTCCAGAGCAGCCGGTTCATTATCTTCACTGAGTTTCCATATCCCTTATGAATCTCATCACCGGAATGTCCTCCATGCAAACCTGTTATCGAAATTCTCAGTGCACACTTGCCTTCTCCTGATGGAATAATATCATATTGCATAATTCCTACAGTGTCCATCCCGCCTGCACAACCAATATACAGAATACCCTCATCTTCAGAGTCAAGATTAATAAGTGTCCTGCCTTTGAAAAACTCAGGTTTGAGATTTATTGCACCTGTCATGCCCGATTCCTCATCAACAGTAAAAAGACACTCTATTTCTCCAGCTATTAGATTCTTATCAGTCAGAATTGCCATCTGCGCTGCTATTCCGATACCATCATCTGCACCAAGAGTTGTCCCTTTGGCACAAACCCAGCCATCTTTGATAACAGGAATAATAGGGTCACTATTCCAGTCATGAATATAGTCGGCATTCTTCTCACCAACCATATCCATATGGCTCTGCAAAACAACTGTTTTTATATTCTCTTTACCCAGAGATGCTGGCTTAATGATCAGAATATTCCCTACCTCATCTTCTCTTGCCTGCAGATTGTTTCTGACAGCGAAATCCAGAAGATATTTCCTTATTAATCCTTCATTCTTTGATATACGTGGAATGCTGCAGATCTCTTCAAAGTAATTCCAGATCGATGCAGGATTTAATTGACTTAACACACTCATAATTAGAAAAATAGTCCTTATCAGGCTGCAAAAGTACTAATAAAATCCCAACTTTTTAGCCATATTGTTAAATATTTAACACAATTAAAAACAATGCAAATTTTGACTATTTTTACGTAACACTACACTTTTAAAAAGAATCAGATCATGGCTAAGCGGACAATTATTACATTACCCGGAGACGGAATTGGGAAAGTAGTTTTAAACGAAGCTCTGAGAGTCCTTGATGCTGCAGGATTCGAAGCTGATTATATTCATGGTGATATAGGCTGGGACTTCTGGTGTAAAGAAGGTAACCCAATGCCAAAAAGAACAATAGACCTTATTGAAAAGCATAAAATTGCTCTGTTTGGTGCGATTACTTCAAAACCAAATGATGAAGCGAAGGCAGAGCTCGCTCCGGAGTTGCAGGGGAAAGGATATTCTTACTCCAGCCCGATAGTTGGCCTGAGGCAGCATTTTAATCTTGATATATGCGCCAGACCATGCAAGTCATATAAGGGTAATCCGCTTAATTTTGTAAGAAGGGGAAAAGGAAACACAATCGACGAACCGCTTGTTGATGTTGTAATCTTCAGACAAAACACTGAGTGTCTGTACTCAGGTGTTGAATGGACTAATCCACCTACGCAGGTTTATCAGGCATTTTTGACACATAAGAAATTTGCGGAAAACTTTGGTAGTGTTCCTGTTGAGGAACTCTCAATATCAACAAGAATCTTTACAAGGAAAGCTACTCTGAGGATTCTGGAGGCAGCCTTTGAGCATGCAAGGAAATTCGGATACAAATCTGTCACTGTATGCGAAAAACCGAACGTAATAAGGGAAACATCAGGTCTAATGTGGAAGCTTGCAAAAGAGATGCAGAAAAACTCATACCCTGAAATAAAACTCCTTAATACAAATATCGATGCTCAGATGATGTGGCTTACAAAGAATCCTGAAGAGTATGGTGTTATTGTAGCAGGTAATATGTTCGGAGACATTGCTTCGGATGCATTTGCCGGACTAATCGGCGGACTGGGATTTGCATGCAGCGCACAGTTCTCTTCTGATGGCATTGCTGTATTTGAGCCGACTCATGGCTCGGCTCCGAAATATGCTGATTATGAGGTTTCTATAGTTAATCCTATTGCAATGATCGAGTCGGCTTGTATGATGCTTGACTATATCGGGGAGGTGAAAATCTCCTCAAAGATACGTAAAGCAATTGCAACAGTGATCGAGGAGGGTAGGGTCCGCACTTATGATATGATGAGAATGCCGGGCAGGCCTGAGGTTATAAGGAACGGAGCAGCTTCAACAACACAAATGACCGATGCAATCATTACCGGATTAAAAAAATAACTTATAAGATATGAATGCTCAGGTGAAAAAACTATGGCCGGAACTTGAATGGATAAAAGACGAAGTTCTGAGGGAAAAAACTGCAAAAACATGGGAGATTGCACTTGAAAGAAGTGTGCTCAAGGCATCTGATCTGGATACTATACCTTTTACTTTATTGTGCGGACCGGATCTTAGAGTGAGTTTTATGGCTCATAAGCGCTGTGTTGTTCATATTGCAAAAGCCAGCGGTGAAAAAATGAATGAATTCTTTGCCACAGACCTGCCGGTTGATATGGATGTTCTTATTTCAGGTGCAATACTTGCTGATGTTGGCAAATTGCTTGAATATGAACTCGATAAAGATAGCAAGGCAATCCAGGGAAAGTATGGGCAGTATATTCGTCACCCGTTTTCAG
Proteins encoded in this region:
- a CDS encoding isocitrate/isopropylmalate dehydrogenase family protein, which codes for MAKRTIITLPGDGIGKVVLNEALRVLDAAGFEADYIHGDIGWDFWCKEGNPMPKRTIDLIEKHKIALFGAITSKPNDEAKAELAPELQGKGYSYSSPIVGLRQHFNLDICARPCKSYKGNPLNFVRRGKGNTIDEPLVDVVIFRQNTECLYSGVEWTNPPTQVYQAFLTHKKFAENFGSVPVEELSISTRIFTRKATLRILEAAFEHARKFGYKSVTVCEKPNVIRETSGLMWKLAKEMQKNSYPEIKLLNTNIDAQMMWLTKNPEEYGVIVAGNMFGDIASDAFAGLIGGLGFACSAQFSSDGIAVFEPTHGSAPKYADYEVSIVNPIAMIESACMMLDYIGEVKISSKIRKAIATVIEEGRVRTYDMMRMPGRPEVIRNGAASTTQMTDAIITGLKK
- a CDS encoding rubredoxin, which gives rise to MKKYKCVICGYIYDPEQGDPSDGIKAGTPFEDLPDDYICPVCGAGKDEFLDNV
- a CDS encoding aminoacyl-histidine dipeptidase, which codes for MSVLSQLNPASIWNYFEEICSIPRISKNEGLIRKYLLDFAVRNNLQAREDEVGNILIIKPASLGKENIKTVVLQSHMDMVGEKNADYIHDWNSDPIIPVIKDGWVCAKGTTLGADDGIGIAAQMAILTDKNLIAGEIECLFTVDEESGMTGAINLKPEFFKGRTLINLDSEDEGILYIGCAGGMDTVGIMQYDIIPSGEGKCALRISITGLHGGHSGDEIHKGYGNSVKIMNRLLWNISNKLEISVADYDGGNLRNAIPREAFATIVVDKNDCSTIRKYIDVFYLTLVDEFGDLEKDLKITFKDVELPETVMDKESQKNFLNLINCCPHGALAWSKEMTDLVETSTNLASAKFAENNTIKIVTTQRSSIESSKFAASEMVESCLRLANAKVIHSDGYPGWKPNINSEILKITKESYHRLFGKYPAVRAIHAGLECGLIYEKFKGIDMISFGPTIRGAHTPEEMIEIKTAAMFWDLLIDVITRMPAK
- a CDS encoding acyl-CoA carboxylase subunit beta gives rise to the protein MKSREKVKQLIELREKAREGGGVKRIEDQHSKGKMTARERILILLDEGSFEEYDMFVTHRTEDFGLGDKKYLSDGVVTGHGTIDGRVVYVFAQDFTIFGGSLSETFALKICKVMDQAMKVGAPVIGINDSGGARIQEGVRSLAGYAEIFERNILASGVIPQISAIFGPCAGGAVYSPALTDFIIMSERSSYMFVTGPKVTKTVTGEDISIENLGGSQVHGTKSGVAHFIADDEEEGLLLIRKLLSYLPQNNLEEPPIIECEDPIDRLSDELNNIIPENSNQPYDIKDVVYQIVDEGEFLEIHSTYARNIVVGYARMGGMPVGIVANQPNFLAGVLDIDASRKAARFIRFCDAFNVPIVTLVDVPGFLPGSGQEYGGIIIHGAKLMFAYGEATVPKVTVTLRKSYGGAHCVMSSKQLRGDINYAWPSAEIAVMGPSGAVEILEGKDINEITDPVKKARYIAEKEKEYRDKFANPYEAARYGYIDDVIEPRNTRFRIIRALRTIATKKDPGPMKKHSNIPL
- the mce gene encoding methylmalonyl-CoA epimerase → MKPSHIEHIGIAVANLENAISFYEKVLGLTCYNIEEVPEQKVKTAFFMVGQTKIELLESTDPEGPIGKFIEKKGEGIHHIAFAVDNIEEQLAHAEKMGVKLIDTVPRKGAEGLDIAFLHPKSTAGVLMELCENRKGKH
- the citF gene encoding citrate lyase subunit alpha, whose product is MTVKTVKNAAGRLVPTEINGKTVIPFKGVGRHKPEGRKYAPPIPSCSDYPEDGNKVVGSLEEALRKCGLKDGMTISTHHHLRDGDLVSNKIFEIASKMGVRDLVWFPSASFPCNDPVIRFLDDGTINRIEGSMNGPLGRYVSEGRMKGTAVLRSHGGRVQAIQDGEVKIDIAVMAAPSADSFGNAKGTGGTSACGVLGYAKADIMYADKVIVVTDNLVDLPCFPMEIEGNYVDYVVVVDKIGIPEKIVSGTTQITKSPDRLLIADLTASFLEKSGILKDGVNMQAGAGGTSLAIAVFVHQILKNKGWKSKLGFGGSTKYMVKMLEEGQMGYILDAQAFDLDSVASIERNSNHVPYPVFNAYNYHSKGNLTSMMDIMILGATEIDLNFNGNVVTHSDGYLLHGIGGWQNCLHARNVILPVPLFRDRIPVIVDKVTTLCGPGELIDVIITERGIAINPLRKDLIDSVKDSGLPLRTIQELKEEAEKICGIPQKPEFEDEIVAAIKWVDGTVIDVVRKLKIK
- a CDS encoding citrate lyase ACP, with the protein product MKKTIAVTGNTGPKVRSDCEITLELTDKWGIIIDLTSKVRTLYGDSIVKLTNDVLGFFGVKNARVKILDSGALPFVISARLEAAVKQLTDSDLEYLPAFLPENGYATIRDRFRFSRLYLPGNNPGLMINAGLHSADGIILDLEDSVAPDKKDEATILVRNALRQIDFCGAERMVRINQGERGVRDLQQIIPHNVNLILIPKCESPDYILRVEKEIEAILRKRKLKNKVFLMPIIESAIGVENAYAIAKASENIVAMAIGLEDYTADLGVQRTTEGKESFYARTRLVVAAKAAGIQPIDSVFSDVSDMEALRATVLVSKSLGFEGMGCIHPRQIPVIRQGFAPDNAEIDKSKQIVLAWDSAMKNGLGVVALGSKMIDPPVVARAQKTIDLAIRLGLIDKNWIQEDAPGENKL
- a CDS encoding HDIG domain-containing protein, encoding MNAQVKKLWPELEWIKDEVLREKTAKTWEIALERSVLKASDLDTIPFTLLCGPDLRVSFMAHKRCVVHIAKASGEKMNEFFATDLPVDMDVLISGAILADVGKLLEYELDKDSKAIQGKYGQYIRHPFSGVSLAEECEVPPEVCHIIAAHAHEGDLVKRTTEAYIVHHADFMTFLPFKSRLIV
- a CDS encoding biotin/lipoyl-binding protein — protein: MKKFSFSVNGANYDVEIQSVAGNIANLQVNGESFDVEIHREIRQAKTPVIVRSPVKEASREIEKKTGGAKTEIKSPLPGIIVKIFVTPGEEVKKNQKLFSLEAMKMENEIKAERDGIVASVKVTPGQSVLQEEVILEMN
- a CDS encoding 4Fe-4S dicluster domain-containing protein gives rise to the protein MTTPLLRRLRIAFSTLIFICFFLIFVDFRSLIPSKYTNILLFLQFIPSAIRFYSLQSMAAGGFLAVLALTVLTGRTYCSFLCPLGIGMDLNSRIGGRIKKKFRRYGLKKPFTILRYLLLAATLIVTMVWGIYMLTLLDPYSIFGRFMTYFAKPAVIEINNFLAGVLGRFDIYYLSDIPFKGFPLIVYAVPSLFFLLIGGLSLTKGRLFCNMICPVGTLLGLLSKISILRIKFDDSACTRCGRCAVRCKSSCIDFLNHNIDVTRCVGCFNCVTTCQDKAISYGIVSLKKKEHVTDENKRKLIATSVLFLLGISRIAKGQDKPAPKPKKDSTVKEERKFPVCPPGAGSIADFNKDCTACSLCISACPNGVLEPAYKQYGITGMMQPVMNYHKSFCTYNCTICTEICPTYALHPLVLDAKKLTQLGKVTFIKDNCIVKTEKTACGACSEACPTKAVYMIPYEGNLLIPEVNVDICIGCGHCEYACPTIPYKAIFVDGNPVHLAAKKPVNQESEIKTPVEFPF